One window of the Chanodichthys erythropterus isolate Z2021 chromosome 2, ASM2448905v1, whole genome shotgun sequence genome contains the following:
- the rcc1 gene encoding regulator of chromosome condensation, translated as MPAKKAVKRQTIAATENSTVAKKQKVSHSSHGQEKGLVLVLGQGDVGQLGLGEDVLERKKPALVTLPEGIVQAVAGGMHTVCLSDTGNIYTFGCNDEGALGRDTSEEGSEMVPAKVDLGEKVVQVSAGDSHTAALTEEGTVYVWGSFRDNNGVIGLLEPMKKCTFPVKVPIEKPVVKIVSGNDHLVMLTVSGELYTSGCGEQGQLGRVAEHFANRGGRKGLMRLLEPQMVIIKPRGKVIFTDVFCGAYFTFAVSKEGHVYGFGLSNYHQLGTQSTDTCFVPVKLSSFKNSTTSWVGFSGGQHHTLCLNSEGQVYSLGRAEYGRLGLGKDAGEKSEPTPVTVISDAQVVACGASVSYAVTKQGSVFSWGMGTNLQLGTGEEDDEWSPVEMTGKQLENRVVLSVSSGGQHTVLLVKDKQES; from the exons ATGCCTGCAAAAAAAGCTGTAAAGAGACAAACGATTGCAGCAACTGAGAACTCAACAGTTGCGAAAAAACAAAAAG TCTCTCACAGTAGTCATGGCCAGGAGAAGGGCCTGGTGCTTGTTCTCGGGCAGGGTGATGTTGGGCAGCTTGGCCTAGGGGAGGATGTGCTGGAGAGGAAGAAACCAGCTCTGGTGACTCTTCCTGAGGGTATCGTGCAGGCTGTGGCTGGAGGCATGCACACAGTCTGCCTCAGCGACACTGGAAAT ATTTATACATTTGGCTGTAATGATGAAGGTGCTCTGGGTCGTGATACATCCGAGGAAGGCTCAGAGATGGTGCCAGCAAAGGTGGACCTTGGGGAAAAGGTTGTGCAGGTTTCTGCAGGAGACAGTCACACCGCTGCCCTCACGGAGGAGGGGACCGTCTATGTCTGGGGCTCTTTTAGA GACAATAATGGTGTCATTGGACTCCTGGAGCCCATGAAAAAATGCACATTCCCCGTCAAAGTTCCTATAGAAAAGCCAGTGGTTAAAATAGTCTCAG GAAATGACCATTTGGTGATGCTGACTGTGAGTGGAGAGCTGTACACCTCAGGATGTGGAGAACAAGGCCAGCTGGGCCGTGTGGCTGAGCACTTCGCTAACCGTGGAGGCAGGAAGGGGTTGA TGAGACTGCTGGAGCCGCAGATGGTTATCATTAAACCACGGGGGAAGGTCATCTTCACGGATGTCTTCTGTGGAGCTTATTTCACCTTTGCTGTGTCTAAAGAGGGGCACGTCTATGGATTTGGCCTGTCCAATTACCACCAGCTTG GCACCCAAAGCACAGACACCTGCTTTGTTCCTGTGAAACTCAGTTCTTTCAAGAATTCCACCACCTCCTGGGTGGGTTTCTCTGGGGGGCAGCATCACACACTGTGCCTGAATTCAGAAG GACAAGTGTACAGTCTTGGTCGGGCGGAGTATGGCCGTCTGGGCCTGGGGAAGGATGCAGGGGAGAAGAGTGAGCCCACACCCGTCACTGTGATCAGTGACGCTCAGGTGGTTGCCTGTGGTGCCTCTGTGAGCTATGCTGTCACCAAACAAG GCTCTGTGTTTTCATGGGGAATGGGTACCAACCTGCAGCTGGGTACAGGAGAGGAGGATGATGAATGGAGCCCAGTGGAGATGACGGGCAAGCAGCTGGAGAACCGTGTAGTTCTATCAGTGTCCAGTGGAGGGCAGCACACGGTCCTGCTGGTCAAAGACAAGCAGGAGAGCTGA